In Mixophyes fleayi isolate aMixFle1 chromosome 11, aMixFle1.hap1, whole genome shotgun sequence, one DNA window encodes the following:
- the LOC142107948 gene encoding phospholipase A2 inhibitor and Ly6/PLAUR domain-containing protein-like — protein MMKFVLISLSLICAVIWTVDAIECQKCFQKNSDTCVGESVHCPNATQCMVVSELYQIGNETMHLIKKDCNPDLPCGEIYFSNFKDTHVKTNIQCCSEDNCNTDCYKMPPEDIERKGKICPACFQDGLTECISNNTERCIHPGDLCLEYIGRVKGPDNNIRNYTYKGCISPLGCTYKWNAFFGAEEVETIRLTCV, from the exons ATGATGAAATTCGTCCTCATCTCTCTCAGCTTAATCTGTGCTGTTATATGGACTG TTGACGCTATAGAATGTCAGAAGTGTTTCCAAAAAAACAGTGACACATGTGTAGGAGAGTCAGTTCATTGTCCTAACGCTACCCAATGCATGGTGGTTTCTGAACTCTATCAAATCG GAAATGAAACTATGCACTTAATTAAAAAAGATTGTAATCCAGACTTACCATGTGGAGAAATATATTTCTCTAATTTCAAAGATACCCATGTGAAAACTAACATCCAGTGCTGCTCAGAAGATAACTGCAACACAGATTGCTACAAAA TGCCTCCTGAGGACATAGAACGCAAAGGAAAAATATGCCCGGCCTGCTTTCAAGATGGGTTGACAGAATGTATAAGCAATAATACAGAACGATGTATTCATCCTGGCGATCTCTGTCTCGAATATATTGGAAGAGTCAAAGGTCCAG ATAATAACATTAGAAACTACACTTACAAGGGATGCATTTCTCCCCTGGGTTGCACATATAAATGGAATGCATTTTTTGGTGCAGAAGAAGTTGAGACTATTCGTTTAACTTGTGTGTAA
- the LOC142107946 gene encoding phospholipase A2 inhibitor gamma subunit A2-like isoform X1 has product MKSIIISLSIICAVTWTVNTIQCYRCLKTNSDTCVGESVDCPNATQCIVISEVYQVRYKVYHSIKKDCNPGFRCEGLYFANFDDVYLRINIHCCSEDNCNTDSYKMPPENIERKGKLCPVCLGDGLTECISNNTERCIHPGDLCVVFIGRVKDPGNNIAERSYKGCISPLSCKYKMNALVGLKYVETVRFTCKPGKWHR; this is encoded by the exons TTAACACAATTCAATGTTACCGGTGTCTCAAAACAAACAGTGACACATGTGTAGGGGAGTCAGTTGATTGTCCCAATGCTACCCAATGCATTGTAATTTCTGAAGTCTATCAAGTCA GATATAAGGTTTATCACTCAATTAAAAAAGATTGCAATCCAGGCTTCCGATGTGAAGGTCTATATTTCGCTAATTTCGATGATGTCTATCTGAGAATTAACATTCATTGCTGCTCAGAAGATAACTGCAACACAGATAGCTACAAAA TGCCTCCTGAGAACATAGAACGCAAAGGAAAACTATGTCCTGTCTGCCTGGGAGATGGGTTGACGGAATGTATAAGCAATAATACAGAGAGATGTATTCATCCTGGCGACCTATGTGTTGTTTTTATTGGAAGAGTCAAAGATCCAG GTAATAACATTGCAGAACGCTCTTACAAAGGCTGCATATCTCCTCTGAGttgcaaatataaaatgaatgcaCTGGTTGGTTTGAAATATGTTGAGACTGTTCGTTTTACTTGTAAACCGGGCAAGTGGCACAGATAA